A stretch of DNA from Cerasicoccus sp. TK19100:
GCGCGCTTCCCGGACTTCGGGGGCGACTTGCTGGAGCGGTATTACCCGCTGCTGTTGCGCCGCGAATCTACGCCCGGTCTGCACGACGATTTGCTGCGCCTGATTCGAGCGCACTTGACGCCATTCCTTGATCGCGTGCCGGGCGAGTATGCCTTGCGCATGCTGCGCTGTCCTTACCCGGCGGGCAAGGAGCTCGGCTGGGAAATCCTGCAGCGCCACGGCGGGCTCGACTCACTGACGATGCGCGAGCGCGTCGAGCTCGGGGGCAACGACATCCAGCGCGTCCGCGCGGCGGTCTGCGATTGGTATCGCGCCAATGCGGCGACGGTGTTCAACGAACTCGCCGAGGCCGTGCGCCTGGTCGATGTTTCCTGGGACGACACGCAGGAGTTTGCCATGGACTGGCTGCGCCAAAACGTGGCCGAGGCGCAGTGGACGCCGGAAATCCTCGTCAGTCTCTGCGACAGCAATACGCCCAAGGTGCAGGCTTACGGCAAAGAGCTGATCACGCGCACCTTTAAGAGTGAGGACGGCCCGCGCTACCTGCTGCGGCTCAGCCAGCACCCGGCGGCGAGCATGCAGATCTTTGCGGTCAATTATCTGGAGAAATACGCGGCTGGCAATGTGCAGCGCCTGGCCGAGCTGGAAGACTTTTTCGTGACCGTGCTCGCGCTCATTGATCAGGGGCGCATCGCCAAGACGCGGGTGTTCGCATTCCTGCAAAAAGAGGGCGAGCAGTCCAGAGAAGCCGCAGCGATCGTCATGCGCATTCTGGGCCGCCACTCGGCCACGGTTTCCGTGCTCGATAAGGCGGCCTGTATCGAGGCGATGGCAACGCTGCAAGCCGCGCATGCCGGGTTGGAGTCGCCGCTAACGCTCATGGAAACGGAGGCCGCCCGATGAATTTCGACTACCAATACCACGGCTCGTCATCGGTTTCCAACAGCGCTTCAGGCACGGGCATGAACTTTGTGCCGGATGCCACGCGCGAGCCGACGTTTTTCCGGGGCGAGCTCTCGCACAAGCTGCCGTTTCGCGAAGCGATTTCCGCGCTGCACGATGTGGTCGTGTCGGACCTGCGCTGGAAACCCAAAGACCGCGAGGACTACAAGGCGTGGGCCCAGGAACAGGAGGATATCTGGATCGCCGAAGCCGTCGCGGAGGGCCAGCAGGCGCAAGCGCGCATGGCCGAGGTCAACGACCGCTTGATCGAAATGCGCTCCCAGCGCGCTGCGGTGATGCAGCCGTTTTACGAAGCGCGGCAGAAGTATTTTAACCACCTCTACCAGGTGAACAAGGATTACTGGTTCGTGCTCGATCCGGTGATCACCGTGCACCCCGATTGCGTGTTCTTCGAGTGCTTCAGCCAGGACGAATCGACCTATGGCCGCTTGGCCTGCAAATACGACGTCTTCCAAAACGTGGGCGAGTTTGCCTGCGGCACGACGAACATCGATTACTCCGATTCGCTCTATCAGGAGTTTCAGAAAATTCGCGGCTATAAGACGACGCAGTTCGCGATTGATCCCAGCGGCTTCGAGGCGAAGACCGAGGGCGAGGACGCCTACAAGGAAGTCAAAATCGACCTGCCCGACAGCTGGGTCCGCGGCTTCCTGCAGGTGAGCTCCGCCATGACGCTGCCTGCGGCCACGGTGGAGCTCCACCCGATGGACGTCCACAATATCTGCTTCATGCTGCGGCGGCATAAGGAAAAACTCGGGCCGCGTTCGCTGCGTTTTATCCTGAAGCCCGGCCAGCCTGTCACCCTGCGCTTTGATCCGTGGAACTACGAGGTGCGCTGCCCGCGCTCGATCTACCATGGCAGCGAGGAGACCGAAGTGCGCATTTGGGGAAGGCGTCGTTTGCTGACCTTGCAGCGGCTCGTGCCGGTGGCCAAACGCTTCACCGTGCGCCTGCTCGGTTATGGCATGCCGTCGTTTTTCGAGGCTGACCTCGGCAACATGATCTACACGCTCGGCATCTCCGGGTGGACCGCCAACGACTGGTCGCGCATGGGCAACTTCGACCTCATGGCGCCGCGCCAGCAGGTTGATCAGCACACAGTCGATCAGGTTTACGCCGGGCTCAAGGCCACGTGGTTTGCCGAGCCCGATCAACTCGCGTCGCGTCTCGGGCTGGACCGCAGCATCGTGCTCGGTGCCTTGTCACTGCTCACGCAAGCCGGGCGGGTGATCTTCGACGCGCATGACGGTGTTTACCGCGTGCGCGAGCTGAGCCGCGAGCCCTTGTCGTTCGAGCAATACCGCTACGCCAACGAGCGCGAACAGAAGGCCTACGACCTCGTCGCCGCTGGCGCTGCTCAAGTCTGGGTGGAGGACCAGCAAGGCCGCAAGCAGATGAAGGGGCGCACAAACTTTAACGGCTACGTGCACGAAACGAAGCTCACCATCGACGCCGATGAGCGCATCGTGGCGGGGCAATGTAACTGTAACTTTTTTCAACAAAACGCATTGCGCCAGGGGCCATGCGAGCACATGCTCGCGCTCCGGATTGCGCATCAGCGAAAATCCTGATTCTTTGAAAACACTTTTAACAGAGGGAAGGTCCGCGAGACTTTGCAATCCGAGCGGTGGATCGCCGTTCATGCATACAGCCTTGCGACGCATCACTGGTCCAATCGCGACTGTGCCGCCCGCACCCACCTACCGCGTTTACCGTTCAGGCGCCTTGCGCCTAAACAGCGGTAGGTGGGTCGGGCGGCTTGAGTTGATCGGCCCAGTCCTGAGACTACGCGAAAGTCGCGGACCTTCCCCTGTTGCCTTTGTCGCATGATCTTTAACCGCCAGCCATCCAGCCGAGAGGAGCTCTACCAGCGCATCCGCGAGAGCTCGAAAGACGCGGTTATCCGCGAGGAAATGATCCGCCTTGGCTACTGGAAGCCCGACGCTGCCCAGCCGCAGCTCGCCAACGACTGGATGGAGGAGCATGCCGCGCTGACCAAGGAACTGCAGGAGCTCTACCGGCGCACCGCGCGCATGCAAAACCGCGAGCAGTTGCTGGCCGATATCCGCAAAAAGCGGATGGCGGAATCCCGCGAAAAGCAGAAGCAAAACAAGCTGCGCCGCGAGGCCGAGCGCAAGGCCCGCGCTGAGCGTTGGGCACAAACCCAGGCCAAGGACATTATCTACCTGGGCGAGGGCGTCTCGGGCGGCCTCAACGAACGCCAGACGCGGCCCGAGTTACTCGCGCAAAACCAGTTGCCGGTTTACATGGATGCCGAGTCGCTGGCGGTCGCCATGGGCATCAGCGTCGGCCAGCTGCGGTTCTTGTCCTTTCACCGCAAGGTCGCGAAGACGAGTCACTACCGCCGGTTTCTGTTGCCGAAAAAGTCCGGCGGCACACGCAAGATTTCCGCGCCGATGCCCCGCCTGAAGCGCCTGCAATATTGGATCCTGCACACGCTGCTTTACCAGCTCGACATCAGCGAGCAGGCGCATGGATTCGTGCCGGAGCGCTCGATTAAAAGCAACGCCCAGGCCCACGTCGGGCAGGACGTCGTCATCAACCTCGACTTCAAAGACTTCTTCCCGACGATCACCTATCCGCGGGTCAAAGGCCTGTTTGGCAAGCTCGGCTACTCCGAGCAGATCGCGACGATTTTCGCGCTGCTCTGCACCGAGCCGGAGATTCAGGAAGCGCAGATGGACGGCGAGTCGTGGTTCATCCAGCAGGGCGAGCGCAAGCTGCCGCAAGGCGCGCCCACGAGCCCCGCGATTACGAACATCATCTGCCGCCGCTTCGACCGACGCCTCCAGGGTGCCGCGCAAAAGCTCGGTTTTCAATTTACCCGCTACGCCGACGACTTGACGCTGTCCGCCTCGGGCGAGGCCGTGAAGGACCTCGGCCGCATGCTCTGGCAGACGCGTAAGATCATCGAGGAAGAGGGCTTCGTGCTCCACCCCGACAAGCTCCGCGTCATGCGCAAAGGCATGCGGCAGGAGGTGACGGGCATCGTGGTCAATGAAGGTCTCGGCGTCGAGCGGCACAAGCTGCGCGCGTTCAAGGCGCTCCTGTTTCAGATCGAAAAGGACGGCCCCGTAGGCAAGTCCTGGCAGGGCCAGAGCGACAACCTGCTCGAGCGCATCACGGGCTACGCGGACTTCATCGCCATGGTCGATCCGGCCAAGGGCAAGGCGTTCCAGACCCGCGTGGCCGCGATTTGTCAGAAGGAGCAATACCAGCGCCGCCCCAAGCCGGAGCCCAAGCCTAAGATTCCCCCGGCCCGGCGGCTCTCCAATCAGCCCCCGCCTTTGCCAACGACGCCGGGCAAGGCGTCACCGCCACCTTTGCCATCCAAGACCTCTGGCTCGCCAACTCCCAAGAAATCCTTCTGGGAAAAGCTGATGTTCTGGAAGAGCTGACCGCGACCATGGTGGCTTTCGCCAGTAGGGACGGTCTTTTACGGTCCCCAAAGCACGCCAGCCGAAGCAACTGAGCCAAAAGAACGTTTCCTACACTGGTGTTTCCAAAAAGCCTACTGCTTCTTTTTCAAAAAGCCCTATGCTGTGTTTTGGAAAAGACGCATGCTGTGTTTAGGAAACAACACTACTGTTGTTGAGGCAACACAGCCTGCTGTGTCGTCCTAACAACAGTAGTGGCTTTTTGAATTTGACCATGCGGCTTTTCAAACAACCACTCGCTGCTCCTCCGGCCAATACCCCAGGTTCGCTGAGCAAGGCTACGAGGTCCCCCCTTCCTTCCTGCATGATGCGCGCGCTGCTTTGGGGCTTCGCAATCCACTGCTTGAAGCCCCCTCTGCACACCCGGTGATGAACACGAACTTAGGGTGAAGTAATTTCATGTTTTCCCGGATGATTTGCGTACATAAAAATCACCCAATAGGAATACTAATTAACATAACCTCTTGACTCGCAGGCTCATCAAGTCAGCCTTAACTCAAAACAGACATGAGGTCGTACATGACAGATTTCATGTATGACTTACGTTTAGTGAAATGAAACCAAAGAATTTAAATATTATCGGATTAATCTTCGGAATCATTGGGGTTGTTATGATTTTTATCTGGGGTCCACCACAACCAAACTTAAGTCCAGAGGTATTTATTGAGGCAGATGGGTCTCCAGATCAAAACATAGAAAAAAGAAAGGAGTATGAACTCAAGTCCAGAGCAGGATTATTCTTTGTTCTCATTGGCTTCTTCTTTCAACTTGTTGCTACCTGGATATCTCCTTCATGCGGAGAAAAAACTAAGCCCGAAAAGATAGAATAACAAAAGGGGCTGAGCTGTCTTTTGAAGCAGAATCGAATAATTATCATTTGCTAACAAGCCGCCAGGAACGGGCAGAGCTATAACCAAGCTGGTAAGCAAATAAAGATTACCCCAAAAAGAAAGCCACTAAATCAGACGGCATAGGCAATGTCTTTCGGGCCCCTCGCTACGACCATTGCCAGCCTCCACGTTCTCTCAATAATGGAATTCTATGTTTACAGCTTAGATCTCGGAATCGGATACGGTTTGCATCCATTTGACATAGTCCATTTAGATGGGTGCGACGGTTTTTACGAAGAAACTCTAAGCCCAGAGATGAGCGGCACCGAACTTCACATTTTTTGCCAAATGAAGTCGCTGAAAAAGTGCCACAGCACTTCCGCCTTGATGAGCAAAGCAGATCTAAAGATCGTAAAGGTTGAATTAGAAGAGTGCAGCAGTACACATGGTATCAGCATGGTGACCGAGATTGTCTCATTGTCGGAGTATATCAAGATACCTGTTTTATTGAACGACTACCCTCAAGCGCCAATCATGGAATACATATTAAGAAGTCTTCAGGGCATCCCAGCCTTCAATAGGAAGGTAGAATTCTGCTGGCACGAATCCGTCGGTCTTTTCAATTCAGTGTTTGGATTTGAATTCGATAATCGATTTCGAGTTGTAGCTTTTAGAGGAAACGATAGTCCCTCGTACGTGTTGGATTTCTAGTTGAGAGTTGAGTTTGAGAACAAATCGTGTGATGCAATGTGTTATGCTTCGTTCTACGGCCATGGTAATCACTCACCGTTCTGCGGAATCAAAAGAAAGCAGAGTTGCCTGACCTTTCATTCCCCAAAAAAATCTTTCCGTGCCTGAACCTGACCCAGCGAAAATCTTAGCCTTTGCATCGCCAAAGGAACTCAGCCGGTGGTTGAAAAAGAATCATGCGACTGAGTGGGAGCTATGGGTGAAGATTTTCAAGAAGGGATCGGGATTACCCAGCGTGAATTGGGATCAAGTCGTGATCGAGTCGCTGTGCTGGGGGTGGATTGATGGCATTAAGAAGTCGCTGGACGACCAGGCCTACCTCCAACGCATTACCCCAAGGAGGCCTGGAAGCAATTGGTCCAAGCGCAACACGGAGCACGTGGAACGACTCATCGCCGAAGGGCGCATGGAAGAGTCAGGGCTGGCGCACGTTCGTGCCGCGAAGGAGGACGGCCGCTGGGAGCGTGCTTATGCGCCGGCCAGTGATATGGAGGTCCCAGCCGACTTCGTTGAAGCCCTGGAAAATCGACCCAAGGCCAAAGAGTTTTTCCAGACGCTAAACAAAGCCAACCGGTTTGCGATCGCCTACAGATTAACGACAGCCAAGAAACCTGAAACCAGGAAAAAGCGGTTTGAGCAATTCTTGGATATGCTTGAACGGGGGGAGAAGCTGCAATGAAGGCCTTAGCATGAAAATCAGCGATGTAGGTAGCTGACAGCCTGCATTGGCCGCGTTAGGTCCACGCGTTCGTTAGAGGCTATGGCTATTTTCAAGCTGTCGGCGGATAGTGCATCAAAGTCACCCTGGCAGCCTTTCGGATTCCCTGCTTGAGTTTCGGGAACAAATCGCCTTCATCGACAGACCACTTTTCCCATAACCATGAAAGCGATTTTCATCATTGGCGGCCTGTTGGTCGCGATTCTTAACGGTCTGACCTTTGTTCCGTCCCTCGCGGAGCAGGCCGTGGCCTTTAACGCATTGGCGATCATTGCTGGCGTCGGCCTGGCGCTGGCGGCGCTGGCCAAGTTCCCCGCGGCGACGCAACCGGCGGCGTCTGCCCCCGAGCCGGAACCCGCGCCCAAGCCGCTGGTCGAGTCCGCCCCGCCGCCCAAGGTGGAAAAGCCCGCCGAACCCGACCATGCCGAGCTGGTGCAGTTCCTCGCGCAGTTGCAGGAGAAGGGCCGCTTCATTGATTTCGTGATGGACGACGTCACCGCCTACACGGACGCCCAGGTCGGCGCCGCCGCGCGCGTGGTTCACCAAGGCTGCCAAAGCGTGGTTAAGGAAACGCTGGCCGTCGAGCCGGTCACGACCACCGCCGAAAACGCCAGCATCACACTGGAGTCCGGTTACGCCGTCGCGGATTACCGCCTCGTCGGCAAGGTCGCGGGCGAGCCGCCTTACACGGGCACTTTGCGCCACAAAGGTTGGCGCGCCACGTCGTTCAAGTTGCCCAAGGTCGTCGCCAAGGACGGCACCTTGCCGCCCATCGCCCCCGCGCAAGTGGAGCTGAAGTAAACGCGCCACCCCAGTCCGAAGCTACCCCGCCAACGACTAATTTGCCATGAGCACCACACATTGTTTGGGAATTGATTTGGGAACGAGTAACTCGGCGATGACGCTGACCTCGATTGACGCGCGCGAGCTGCGCGTGCTGCCCGTCACGCAGGCTTTCGGGCCCAACAGCGTCGGCGAGCAATCCGGTTTGCCCTCCGCGCTCTACCTGCCGAACGACGGCGAGTTCGAGCCCGACGCCTTCAACGTGCCGGGGCTGGATGCCGAGCAGCCGGGCATCGTCGGCCGTTTTGCCCGCGAGCATGGCGCGCAGGTCCCCGACCGTTTGGTGACGTCGGCCAAGAGCTGGCTTTGCCATAGCCAGATCGACCACCGTCAGCCGATCTTGCCGTGGGGATCGACTGTCGTGCCGACCGAGCAAAAGCTCTCTCCGATTACCGCCTCGCAGCGTTACCTCGAGGTACTCAAGGCAAGCTTTGCATCGCAAAGTGAATCGCTGGGCGCTTCGCTGGAGTCGACGCAAGTCGTGTTGACCGTGCCCGCCTCGTTTGACGAAGTCGCGCGCCAACTCACGCAGGAGGCCGCGCAAGCCGCGGGCCTCGGCGAAGTGATTTTAATGGAAGAGCCGCAGGCGGCGTTTTACGCGTGGCTCGAAAAGATGGGCGGCGATTGGCGCAACCACGTCACCCCGGGTGATCTCGTGTTGGTGTGCGATGTCGGCGGCGGCACGTCGGACTTCAGCCTGATCGCCGTGTCCGACGAAGGCGGCGACTTGCAACTGGAGCGCGTCAGCGTGGGTGAGCACATCCTGCTCGGCGGCGACAACCTGGACCTCGCGCTGGCCTACGCGCTGCGTGCGCAGATCGAAGGAGAGGGCGCCTCGATTGACGACTGGCAATTCCTCGCGCTAATTCACGCCGCGCGCGTTGGCAAGGAACAGCTCTTTGAAGACTTATCGCTGGCCGAAGTGCAGGTGGCCGTGCCGTCGCGCGGTTCGTCGTTGTTTGCCGGGACCGTGAGCACGGCGCTGCGTCGCGAGCTGCTGGAGCAGATCGCGCTCGAAGGCTTTCTGCCGCTGACTGCGCCCACCGACATGCCCGCTGCGCAAACCGGTGGCGGCTTGAAGGAATTTGGCCTGTCCTACGCGTCAGACCCGGTCCTGAGTAAGCATCTCGCGCGCTTCCTCAAGCGGAGCCTCGACAGCGTGCGCTCCAGCGAAACGCTGTCTGCGCTGTTGCCGGACGAGGCCTTGCAAGGTGAGCTGATCGTGCCGTCGGCCGTGCTCTTTAACGGCGGTTTCTTTAACGCCGATCCGGCTCGCGCCCGCGTGCTGGAGCTGTTGCGCTCCTGGGCAGGCGCGCGCGAAGTCCGCGAGCTGGCGGGTAGCGACTACGCCTTGGCGGTGTCTTATGGTGCCTGTTATTACGGGCTGAATAAACTGTCCGGCCAAGGGGTTCGCATCAAGGCGGGTGCGTCGCACAGCTACTACCTCGGCCTGGAAACGACGATGATGGCGATCCCGGGATTCAAGCCGCCGGTCAAGGGCGTGTGCGTGGTGCCGCAGGGTATGGAAGAGGGGACCGAAGCCGTGCTCGACGGGCAGGAGTTTGGCCTCGTGCTCGGGCAGGAGGTGAACTTCCGCTTCTTCAGCTCGACCGCCCGCGCCGGTGACGCCGTGGGCGCGGTCGTCGCGAACGCCGAGAAAGATTTGGAAGAAACTGCCTCGGTGCAAACGCAGTTGGAACCGGTCGACGGCATGTCGGTCGGCGAGGCTATCCCGGTCAAGCTCCACTCCCGTGTGACCGAGCTTGGTGCGCTGGAACTGTGGATGCAGCACACGCGGAGCGAGGCCAAGTGGAAGCTGGAGTTCTCGGTGAGGACCGCGTGAATTTTTTCTCCCGCAGAGGCGCTGAGTCGCAGAGATATGGTAAATACACTCCGCGCTTCTGCGCCTCTGCGGGATTTTCTTGTGATACATTATTTTAATGCCTGCTCGTTACACCATAGGAATTGATCTCGGCACGTCGAATTGTGCCTTGGCCTACATTGATACCGAGGCACCGACGCCGCGGACGCAGCTGCTCGAAGCGCCGCAGTATGAGTCGCTGGGTAAGTGGCGTGAGGATGCCGTGTTGCCGTCGTTCTGTTATTTCTTAACGGACGATGAGGCGCGTGAGCTGCATGGCGAAGAGCAGGCGGCGGATCAGATTTCGGACTGGTCGCGCTCGAGGGTCGTGGGGCTTTGGGCGCGGGAAATGGCGTCACTGGCGCCGGAGCGCGTCGCGTATTCCGCGAAGTCTTGGCTTTGCCATCGCGGGGTGGATCGCGAGAGCAAACTGCTGCCTTGGCAGTCGACCGTGTTGCCCGCTGAGCGCAAGCTGTCGCCGGTGGATGTATCGGCTGCCTACCTGAGCTACCTGCGCACCGTGTGGGATCAGCAGATGGCGGGCAAGGATAAGACGGCGCGCTTTGACCGGCAGGACATCGTGATCACGGTGCCGGCTTCGTTCGACAGTGATGCGCAGCGACTGACTCAGGAGGCGGCTGAGCGCGCGGGCTACCCGGCCTCGACGCGTTTGCTGGAAGAGCCACAGGCGGCGTTTTACGCCTGGCTGGAGCGTCATCCGGGTGCGGAAGAGCTGGCAGCAGCGTTCCCTAAGTTGGACGAGCGACCGGAGCTGGTGCTGGTGTGCGATATCGGCGGCGGAACGTCGGACTTTAGCTTGTTTGAAGTCACGGCGCCGGAGCAGGCAGGCGCGCTCCCCGCGATTCGACGGCTTGCCGTGAGTGAGCACATTTTGCTGGGGGGGGACAATCTGGACCTCGCACTAGCCAAGACGATGGAGGCACGGCTGACTGATGGCGGCGAACTTTCAACGAGCGCCTGGGCGCAACTGCTTTCGCAATGCCGCAGCTTGAAGGAACGGGTGCTGGCCGAGGCCTCCCCCGATCGCGATAAGAAGCTGCCGGTCTCGGTGACCGAAGGGGGATCTAGTTTGTTCGCCTCGGCGCGCAGTGCGGATATCACGCAAGGTGAGTTGCTGGACCTGTTGCTCGATGGCTTTTTCCCGGATTGCCCGGCGGACGCCAAGCCTACGCGCGAGCAGGGTGGTATTCGGGAGATGGGGCTGCCCTATGCACAAGACTCGGCGATCACGCGTCACTTGGCGGGCTTTTTGAACGGCCGGCGCGTCGATGCCTTGCTCTTTAATGGCGGCACGGTGGCGTCCTCGATTTTACGCGAGCGCCTTTGCTCGCAAGCGGCAAAGTGGCAGGATGAAGCGCAACCTAGCGTGCTGGCCAACGACGAGCCCCACCTGGCCGTGGCCCGTGGCGCGGCGCACTACCGCTACTGCGAGCGCGAGGCGGCCGGGGTGACGATTTCCGGCGGCAGCGGCCATGCGATTTATTTGGAAATCGAAGGCGTGGCCCCCAAGAAACTGCGCGGTAAGAAAAAGAAGAAGCAAGCCGCCGCGATGCGGACCGGCGTTTGCATCCTGCCGCAAGGCGCGGAGATCGAATCGCCGCAGCGACTTGTTGAGCACGACATCCAACTGTTGGTTGACCGGCCGGTGCGCTTTCAGGCGTGGACTTCGCCTTCGCGGCCGGATGACGCGGTGGGCGAGGTTGTTGATTTGAACGACGACGCCTTTCACCGATTGCCTGCGTTGTCGACGCTGGCTCAGTTGCCGCCTACGGTGGAGAAGCCCGCTGACGGCAAGCTCGCGGTTCACCTGATTGCCGAACTGAACAACCTTGGTCTGCTGCAAGTGGTTTGCGAGAGCGTGCGCCGCATAGGGGAGCGCCAGCGTCGCTGGGCGCTGGAGTTCAATCTTCGAGAAAAGCTGACTGGCGACGGCGCGCCGCAGAAGTCAACTGGTGGCGAAGACACCGGCGTATCGACCGAAGATCTGCAACGCGCACAGGCGATGGTAGTTGCTTGCTTTGGGATGCAAAGTAACTCTGCCGTGCAAAGTGAACCGGCGCGCTTACTTAAAAATTTAGAGGAAGCGCTGCGGCTGAAACGCAAGGAGTGGAACACTGCGCTGCTGCGAAAGCTATGGGAGCCCTTGGGCGAGGCGCTGACCAAGCGCGACATTTCGCTGGAGCACGAGCTGTCCTGGCTGATGGCGGCGGGCTTTGCGCTGCGGCCGGGCTACGGACACGCCTTTGATCAATACCGCATGCAGCGCCTGTGGTTTGTGCATGAGCTGGGGCTCGCGCACGACCGCGACAAGGCGATCCGCGAGCAGTTGTTTATCCTGTGGCGACGCACGGCAGGTGGGCTTGACCGCGAACAGCAGCTCACGCTTTACCGATACTGGCAGGAGAAAATTTACGAAGACACCAAACAGGGCTACGAACCGCTGCGCATGGCGGGTGCCCTGGAGCTGTTGCCCATTGAGGAACGCACCAAGCTTGCGCAGCATTGCCTGGCGCTGATCTCGGAGCGCGCGGAGAAATACTGTGATCACGCGATCTGGGCTCTGGGCCGTTTGCTCAGCCGCACGCCGCTTTATGGCGGCGAGGGCGCGATTCTGCCGGATGAATTAGTGGACGAGACATTTGGCCAATTGGAACCTTTGGCGTGGACCGGTTCGCTGGCTGGGCTGACCACCACCTTCGCGCAAGCCGCGCGCCGCCTCGATAGCCGGGACCACGATTTGCCGCCTGGGTTGCGTGAGCGTATTCTGACCAAGCTGCGCAGCTCGGGCGCGAGTGCGGAGCAAATCGAGCGCATTGAGACCTTTGTTCCCCTGGAGGAGAAAGATCGCCAGCAGCTCTTTGGCGAGTCACTGCCCGTTGGGCTACAGTGGTAGCATGGGGAGTGTCTGGGACTTTTAAAAAAAGACTGATACTCCCCTAGACCAAGTTTTTCGCGTAGCTGGCGATGGAGGCGATTTCGGCCAGGTCTACGTCGTCGATGGAGAACAAGGCCAGCAGTGCGATCATCGTTCCGGTGGCGAGAATCATGCCCGCCATAAACAGCCAGAACAGCAGCTGTTTATCGTAGATCAGGTGCATGAACCACAGGATGACGGCAAAGAATTTTACAATCGAAAGCACGACGAGAACCGTCATGACCAGCCATGAGGCCCAAGGCAGAAAGATGATCACGATCTCAATGCCGGTCAGCACCGCCAGCGCCATGGCGAGATTGAAGAAGGTGTGGTAGCGCGCGTTTTCGATGATCGCGGCTTCTTTCCAGGTGGTGGCTTGGGACATGGCTAGAAGATTAAAGTGAGCAAATTAAAAATTAAAGAGCGTGATAACTCGAAACTGGAAACTCGTAGCTATAATTCGATGTATTCGACGAGGTAAACGACGGTGAAAATGACGATCCAGACGATGTCGACGAAGTGCCAGTAAAGGCCGGCGATTTCGACGTCCATGGCGTTGCGTGCAGTCAGGCGGCCAGTGTAGCTGTAGATTAACATCGAGAACAGCCAGAGCACGCCGATGGCAACGTGGGTGCCGTGGGTGCCGGTCATCACGTAGAAAGTGGAGCCAAAGACGCTGTTCGACAGGCTGAGGCCGGGGACGACTTTCACCTGCTTGAACTCGTCGAGCTGGAAGCCGTAGTTGTTGTGTTTAAAGAAGTCTTTGGCGGCGGCCTTCATGCCTTCCATGCTGGTCGGTGCTGCGGCTAGGGT
This window harbors:
- a CDS encoding hsp70 family protein, yielding MPARYTIGIDLGTSNCALAYIDTEAPTPRTQLLEAPQYESLGKWREDAVLPSFCYFLTDDEARELHGEEQAADQISDWSRSRVVGLWAREMASLAPERVAYSAKSWLCHRGVDRESKLLPWQSTVLPAERKLSPVDVSAAYLSYLRTVWDQQMAGKDKTARFDRQDIVITVPASFDSDAQRLTQEAAERAGYPASTRLLEEPQAAFYAWLERHPGAEELAAAFPKLDERPELVLVCDIGGGTSDFSLFEVTAPEQAGALPAIRRLAVSEHILLGGDNLDLALAKTMEARLTDGGELSTSAWAQLLSQCRSLKERVLAEASPDRDKKLPVSVTEGGSSLFASARSADITQGELLDLLLDGFFPDCPADAKPTREQGGIREMGLPYAQDSAITRHLAGFLNGRRVDALLFNGGTVASSILRERLCSQAAKWQDEAQPSVLANDEPHLAVARGAAHYRYCEREAAGVTISGGSGHAIYLEIEGVAPKKLRGKKKKKQAAAMRTGVCILPQGAEIESPQRLVEHDIQLLVDRPVRFQAWTSPSRPDDAVGEVVDLNDDAFHRLPALSTLAQLPPTVEKPADGKLAVHLIAELNNLGLLQVVCESVRRIGERQRRWALEFNLREKLTGDGAPQKSTGGEDTGVSTEDLQRAQAMVVACFGMQSNSAVQSEPARLLKNLEEALRLKRKEWNTALLRKLWEPLGEALTKRDISLEHELSWLMAAGFALRPGYGHAFDQYRMQRLWFVHELGLAHDRDKAIREQLFILWRRTAGGLDREQQLTLYRYWQEKIYEDTKQGYEPLRMAGALELLPIEERTKLAQHCLALISERAEKYCDHAIWALGRLLSRTPLYGGEGAILPDELVDETFGQLEPLAWTGSLAGLTTTFAQAARRLDSRDHDLPPGLRERILTKLRSSGASAEQIERIETFVPLEEKDRQQLFGESLPVGLQW
- a CDS encoding cytochrome C oxidase subunit IV family protein — protein: MSQATTWKEAAIIENARYHTFFNLAMALAVLTGIEIVIIFLPWASWLVMTVLVVLSIVKFFAVILWFMHLIYDKQLLFWLFMAGMILATGTMIALLALFSIDDVDLAEIASIASYAKNLV